TGCTTGAAAAAGCAACACTCATATGAGTCTTGACTAGGATTGGATTTGCTCTCAGGTGGAGAACATAAACCTTAATTTTTGTCGAGCCAGTATGGTTGGAGACTTGGAGTAGGGGGAGCTTaaacaaaattttagattttatgCAATAtgatatttgaagtttttataATCCCTCAAAATAGCTACTGattattatttgtttttttaaatttaaaaattataatcgCCAGGGAAGTTTGATTAAGCCATGCATTTGAGGTACGGCTCGTTTTCTCTAGAATGCTAATAATAATTGGGCTAAATCATGAACCACTGGGACAAAATAAGGGCAAACTTGTGTCTGTTCAATAATATTCTGGTGTACTATGTAATGATGGGGTGAATTTGTCCAGCACTTGTTCTTCGGGTGTTCTACCTCCAGTATCAAATGAAATGCGATCAGAGAATGACTAGGAATGAAGATAAATATGGCACAATCGGTAGCAGTGTTAGGGACGTTTCGAAGTGTTTATAGGAGCAACTCAGCATTAGCTAAGATGCGTTGTACAACGCTTGTAGCtacaatatattatatatggaATGCAAGGAACAATCTTATATTTGAAAATGAGAAGCATAATGTTGTTGCAGTAATTAGGAAGATTCAGATTTACGTCTTCAGGAGTATTCCGACTTCGACTGAAGTGTTTCGTGTATTGACATAGATTTATTGATTTCGTGTTGTATTTGATTTTGTATTGATGTGTTTCAAACTTCTTTATTTTTGGGGATGAGGatgtttgttgtatttgtatTGTAacattttttacacataatggAAGTAATTTCattaagaaaaataataatattctgGTTAGATATCGACGAGTTACCTGCCAGATGTAATAAAGCTCGTCTACGGCTCAATCAGACAGAATCTGATGACAACCACCTATATCGGGAAAATTAATTTCGCTGTGTCCGTTACAATTCTTGGCTCGGTGCTTTTTGCGCTGCGGATAGGGAACATTCACGTTAGTCACATAAAAATTAGCATGCATTCCATGAACATTCACGTTAGTCACATAAAAATTAGCATGCATTCCATCTCGATACAAGCAAGCGTAGCGTTGATTTATGTGAACATGGCTAGTGTCTGAAATAGGCGTATCGACTCCCGAAACTGTTAAAAGTAACTGAGTCAACTAAAACTAAATCTTGATCCTGAAGAAGCCATATTTTTACAAGAGATACGACTGACAAAAAGAAAGTATCGAGTACCGCACATGACGATGTCCGTCAAGTTTATCTGTCAAGCGAGCGCCGTTGATGGCAAACAATGTTGTCATTCAAGTTTCTGTTGAGATGCAACCAAAGTCCCACATTGgaagatctagagaaagatCATGGGTTTATAAGATGGAATGTTATctccattggtatgaggccttttgggtggttccaaaagcaaaaccatgagggttaaaacccaaagtggacaatatcataccagtgtggagatatccggattccattggtcctaacaagtggtatcagagccatggtctagatcgagccatgtgGGTGGAATCCTTGATACCTAAACGAAGAGATGATGAGAGCTCCCGGtaaaaatccttgattaaaACTCTCGAGGTGGTTGATGCTCCCGATATTCATGTAAGGCGTGCGCTACAACGCAGTGAAGTGAAGTAACCTCGATTGGAGGGCGAATAAGGCTTGAGGGGAGGCTCGGACTATGAGAATAATAGTGGAACTTCGTTTGAGGGGAGGATTGTTGGGATGCAACCAAAGTCCCACATTGgaagatctagagaaagatCATGAGTTTTTaagatggaatgatatctccattggtatgaggccttttgggtggttccaaaagcaaaaccatgagggttaaaacccaaagtggacaatatcatatcagtgtggagatatccggattccattggtcctaacactttttttaccattttagttgaaaataataataattgggcTAAATCATGAACTAATCAGACAAAATATGGGCAAAAGTGTGGTTGTCCAAACAGACAATTATGTCAAGAATTCCAAGTTCTGTCTCAGTTTGTACATGGAAAGGATatattttgttttcatttgcAGCTGATCGATTTCAATCGCATATACTACCAAAATAATAATCAAACTCGAGATTTCGGAAGTTCATACAACTGAATCCCAACCAAagagcatgaaaaatattacaaaaacAAGAATTTGAGAACTCTGTTTCACCCCATAAACACATATTATATATCCCTAGATGCTTGTTCTCTATCATTTAATACACACGAATAGTGCAAGTTTTTGTTTATAAGTGATTTTCTTTTTCTCCATGAAGTAGCACTAAGCTGGCCAAAAAATTTAACATGCTAACGTGGGATTGAAAGCATAAACAACCTACATTAGCGACATGGGTTTTGCCAATTCAAAATCAGTAAGGTTGCCTGAAAAAtccttatcttttttttttcatatatgcTGTGTTCGAGTTGCAATAATGATTGGCACTACATTTATCATGTTGCTAGATTTCAAGATGATCCTGAAGGTGCAAAGTGTTCTCCACCAAAATGTGATGACTCGGTGGCCTTCATCTCAATGGAGAAGGGTAAAGAAACAGCCACATATCACCTCAGGAACCCCGATATTCAGGCGGCTAGCAGACTGTTTCAGGACAAGAAGCTATCCAGAGTTTTCTCGGAAGATTATGAGACGGTGAACAACAACATATTAGATCCAAGAGGGCACGTTTTAAGCAGAtggaataaaatttttctcctgTCATGTCTCATCTCTCTTTTTGTTGACCCTTTATTCTTTTACCTTCCAAGTGTTAAGGAGCACTCGTGTATGCAAGCAAGTGTCACTTTTGAGATAGTTCTAACTGTTGTTCGGTCACTGGTAGATGCAATTTACATGATTCGGATTTTTGTTCAGTTTAGAACAGCTTACACGGCACCTTCTTCTCGCGTATTTGGGCGAGGTGAGCTTGTTATCAGTTCTTCAAAGATAGCTTCGAGATATCTTCGTAGAGATTTCTGGATCGACTTATTGGGTGCTCTACCGCTTCCGCAGGTAACGTTTTACCGGTTAAACGACATCCACTGTTTACTATTATGTGAATCAAACAGCTGGTGatgatgattattattattattattcatataTAGGTGTTAATTTGGGCTGTGTTACCATCACTGCGGGGCTCGACTATGATCAGCGCAAAACATGGCTTTAGGATcacaataatatttcaattcatTTTGAGACTGTATCTTATTTTTCCTCTTTCATCTAAAATCATCAAGACTGCCGGTGTGGTGGTGGAAGCTGCATGGGCTGGTGCAGCTTTTAATCTTATGCTCTTCATGCTGGCAAGTCATGTAAGTTTCTCACTCGTAACATGATTCTTGCTGTGTCAAAATATTTGGTAGAAGTAGCGTGATCGTACCTAGAAAATTATACTGATTCGTAGACTTGTCTTATATATCTTATGGACATTTGTTTGCGAAGGTCATAGGTTCTTGCTGGTACCTTCTGGCGGTGCAGAGGCAAGAAGAGTGCTGGAAAAAAATCTGTGATCTTCAACAACCAAACTGTCAATACTTATACTTCGACTGTCGAACGAAGGACGATTATAGTAGGAGGGCTTGGTTTGAATCAAGCAACATTTCAGTGCTCTGTGGTCCTGATAGCGATTTCTATAACTTTGGAATTTACAGTGATGCACTGACTTATAGTGTGACGACGTCTAGTTTCCTCAGCAAATACTCGTATTGTTTCTGGTGGGGACTAAGAAATCTGAGGTATGTCGaatattaatttgtattatcagGTCGATAATATTCTGATTTGATTTCGACTAGTAACCAGCAACAATGACGCTCATCTGCAGCTCTGTCGGACAGAATCTGATGACAACTACCTATATTGGGGAAATTAATTTCTCTGTGACCATTGCAATTCTTGGCTTGGTGCTTTTTGCGCTGCTGATAGGGAACATGCAAGTGAGTCTCATAAATTATCATACATTCCATCTCGATACAAGTCAACGTTGATTTGTTTGAACATGTGAGCATCTTAAATAGGCGTATCTACAATCTTGTACTGCAAGACTAGAGGAATGGAGGGTCCGAAGAAATGACACTGAGCAATGGATGCATCATCGGCAACTTCCCCACGAGTTAAAGGAGAGAGTACGAAAATACGATCTGTTTAGATGGGTTGCAGCAAGAGGAGTCGATGAGGAATCTATCCTCGGAAGTCTTCCTTTGGATCTCCGAAGAGACATCAAGCACCACATTTGTCTAGACCTTGTTCGAAGAGTAAGTTTCAACTTTATTCATTTTACCATAGCAAGAAAAGGAGATTATGTCTGTGAGAACAAAAGGAGTTTAGTTATAATTTTCACAATTTGTTAACTGTATCATTGTAGGTTCCTCTGTTTGATGAGATGGATTCTTGCGCACTTGATGCAATATGTGAAAGACTGAGGCCTGTTCTATGCACTCAGGGTACTTGCATAGTGAGAGAGGGTGACCCCGTGATAGAAATGCTCTTCATCTTACGAGGCCATCTTGAATCCTACACGACCAATGGAGGTCGAACCGGGTTTTTCAACTTGTGTCGCCTTGGATCCGGAGACTTTTGTGGGGAAGAACTCCTCTCTTGGGCTCTATATCCTCGCCCGAGCATTCTCCTACCTTCATCAACTCGAACTGTAAAGGCCATAACCGAAGTCGAGGCTTTCGCCCTTGCGGCAGAGGACGTGAAGTTCGTCGCATCGCAGTTTCGAAAACTGCACTGCAAGCAACTGAAACATAAGTTCCGGTTTCATTCACACCAGTGGAGGATGTGGGCCTCCTGTTTTATACAAGCAGCTTGGTTTAGGTTCAAGAGGAGGCGGGAGGCCGCATTGCTTAAGGCTCGGGAGAGGGCTGTGGCAGCGTCGCCGCAATGGCTTGTGAGATGTGGCAGTTCTCTGCCGGCGAGAGCGTCGGAGTTTGCTATGTGTGCTGCAAAGGTGGCTCGTAGTAGTAGTTGCACGGGCAGAAACCTGAGGAATAGCTTGCAAATGGACATGCTCAATGTGTTGGAGAAGCCCGTGGAACCAGATTTCTCAGTTCAAAATTAGTGGATCATAGACGGTTTTGGGCTTCACATTTTGTGTAATGGGCTTATGTACTTATTTATGGGCCTACGTTCCAATAATTCCTTTAGAAACCCAAGTTGTGACCCTAGAGATAAATATTAGGATAACATTTTCCACTTTATAATTCTCAGAAAAAGTAACCCGATTCGATGTCGGATTAGTTTGTCTCCAATTATTGTCTTTCACACTCTATTTATCCGAAAtaataatgattttattaataaaaatttgGTCTATTCAAAAAAGTGAAATATGAATTTACATCATTCTATGTTATTAAATTAATGCtgtaggaaaaaaaaaagataaatggGTAATTCATAGTTCGTCATAAAGAAATAGAGAGTGGGCGAAAAACTCAAGTCACAATATTATCAAACTGTATAAAAAATACATAGATATAGCTAGGGTAAACAAACAAGGAGTAAAATGACTAATCTATCCTTGAGAGATAACAATAATATATTCTAACACGTCACACAAACACAATTTTGTGTCTTTCCCTCCAATAAAACCAAGTAACATGCTTTGTCTCGCCATAAACCAATTCCTCCGTGTCTTTTTGACAAAATAAATAAACCATTTCCTATTTGGTTCCTTACTTTTGGTAAACTAATGAGTTTACCTCAAGCCCTACTTTTGACCCAAATATTTTAACCCATCTAGGAAACATACACTTTGATTGTATCAAAGAAACGCATCTTTTACTTCAATGCAATGCAAATAAGACATCTGTCGCAGATACAACGAGTCTTCAGTTGCTGAAGGGGAAGGGAGATGGAAATCAGACAATGTCTACAATACCCGGATTTAATCAGATGCAATTTCActttgtttaaaatttaaaatcggAATGATACTCGAATTTGtttcataaaatttttaaaaaattactttgatattatatctaatatttttttaaaaaaaatcaaatgattCTATTTTCTATAACCATATTGACTCAAAAAGCAATAGACTTTAACAATTCCAACGATAACAGAATGTGCGTATGACAGAAATTGGAATGGTAGACAAACTATGGATGAGACGGACATGATTTTCTTCAAAAAGAGAAACAATATCAGCGGACTCCAAAACCAGGATGCCCCACCCTGCATTATCTTACACCCAACTGCACAGCAAAATATCCccattttttactttttattacatgactcaaaaaaaatataattaatagtttattgttttattttaacttaaaaatatatatttatatgtaattCGAAAGGgtgaggttttttttttttttttttggttccaTTCGATTATATTTCAAAAGGTATAATATTAGTATATATAAAGTTTCTTTTTATAATCCCTTTCGGTGGGGAATGAATCTGTGTCAAATAGTCAAACTTTTTGCTTACTTTTTGACTCTTTGAATTGCTGACTTGTAAATCAGTATAAAAAGTGAGTATGttaatgatttgattattatatgCTACATATCGAGTATCTCTTATTCTGTGATGTGGTCCAATGTTAATTTTtaaatcattaatatatatgtcaatttgaataaaaatatgagaattcCCGTGATATaatgatattaaaataaaaaaaaaataatattttcaatgttttatACACTAactcattatatatatactagtgCACTGATATACGTGTTGCGtgcttgtataatattttttataattcaattgatttatatttaaatgagaatcaaaatataattataagaaatagtgagagactacactgtaattttgatatataaatttaaaaataaattgaaaaataaaagaataaaataaattacctaAGTGTGAATTAAACCTATAATATAATCTAAATCCAAGAAACGATGATTATATCCGCTGAACTAGGTATAActtgcattaaaattttaacattttattaatatatataattattaaaatagaccatgacaccaaaattaattattataagtgtCTCAatcttaataaataatatatatatatatatatatatatatatatatatatatatatatatatatatgacgcTGGAAAGAATTCAAAGATCATATGGCATgccatatattttatttaagtcaAACAGAAGTTGGATGTAAATaatgatttaaaattagatGAAATATCCAAAGTTTGTTACGCATGCATGATGGCCTCCATTTTGGACTTCATTACAACCTAATGATCACACTAATTTCATGCATTTTTCTTTTTAGATGCAAAAGCATTGTAGTGGGTTGGAAGACTGGATATTGATGATTTTACTGGGAATATAAAATTCAACGACTAACACAATAGCTTGCATATAATATTAGTCTGGTAAACAATACTTGTCAATTTTGTGTGACAGTCTTGACCAAGAAGTTGTTGGTTGGAGAAATCGAACTTTTGACTATCAATCGGATATCTATTTGAAGGCGATATTTATGATTTCGAATACGTAAGATGGACCATTGGATAATCTTTGTgtttttgaattaaaattttatgtcttgtttttttttttttttgcttgcaTAGTACGTATAATTATCGTTGTAAGGTCCTCTAAAATTTGAGAGTATTTAATTTGAATATATTTTGCGATTTCCAGACTGACATTTATGTCATTTTCCTTGTAAGAATTGATGATTTTCCTCAACCTATAAATATTTGGAACATTAAAAATGGTATTTTGACTTTTTTTAGCGTAACGATAATAACCACCAACAAGATTCCCCATTAGTTAAATGTTTTAGAATTGAatgtttaatatatattttcttcGGGTTACTAATTCAACGGTAGAGTACTCGGCTTCTAAGTGTGGCTAGAATCTTTTACACATTCGGATGAAGTGAAGAATTCGTCCATACCATTGGTAAAGTTTGGAAGACCCCGACTGATCCTGAAAAG
This is a stretch of genomic DNA from Primulina eburnea isolate SZY01 chromosome 11, ASM2296580v1, whole genome shotgun sequence. It encodes these proteins:
- the LOC140804482 gene encoding putative cyclic nucleotide-gated ion channel 15 gives rise to the protein MGFANSKSVRFQDDPEGAKCSPPKCDDSVAFISMEKGKETATYHLRNPDIQAASRLFQDKKLSRVFSEDYETVNNNILDPRGHVLSRWNKIFLLSCLISLFVDPLFFYLPSVKEHSCMQASVTFEIVLTVVRSLVDAIYMIRIFVQFRTAYTAPSSRVFGRGELVISSSKIASRYLRRDFWIDLLGALPLPQVTFYRLNDIHCLLLCESNSW
- the LOC140804886 gene encoding protein CNGC15a-like, yielding MISAKHGFRITIIFQFILRLYLIFPLSSKIIKTAGVVVEAAWAGAAFNLMLFMLASHVIGSCWYLLAVQRQEECWKKICDLQQPNCQYLYFDCRTKDDYSRRAWFESSNISVLCGPDSDFYNFGIYSDALTYSVTTSSFLSKYSYCFWWGLRNLSSVGQNLMTTTYIGEINFSVTIAILGLVLFALLIGNMQAYLQSCTARLEEWRVRRNDTEQWMHHRQLPHELKERVRKYDLFRWVAARGVDEESILGSLPLDLRRDIKHHICLDLVRRVPLFDEMDSCALDAICERLRPVLCTQGTCIVREGDPVIEMLFILRGHLESYTTNGGRTGFFNLCRLGSGDFCGEELLSWALYPRPSILLPSSTRTVKAITEVEAFALAAEDVKFVASQFRKLHCKQLKHKFRFHSHQWRMWASCFIQAAWFRFKRRREAALLKARERAVAASPQWLVRCGSSLPARASEFAMCAAKVARSSSCTGRNLRNSLQMDMLNVLEKPVEPDFSVQN